Proteins co-encoded in one Pseudochaenichthys georgianus chromosome 22, fPseGeo1.2, whole genome shotgun sequence genomic window:
- the asxl2 gene encoding putative Polycomb group protein ASXL2 isoform X2 translates to MMIARVPSKLQSQPSSPQPRCSSPSVPSSKLISPSQKHSKKALKQALKQQQQRNQRRQVGMPTTSSPRLLLKTIKDMADNITTKTDLCHPVVPRKVSQRSGRLSAGQFKRTKCNIDVETPDSILVNTNLRAIINKHTFSVLPGDCQQKLLKLLPEVDRQACIDGLLKVTSSALNNEFFTSAAQSWKERLAEGEFTPELQLRMRQEIEKEKRVEHWKEAFFETYYGENSGLSLEESKQLTKADVNQESARPKPPRHQKAEPATRATEDPKGTKDSSRTDAAVAVRDVKPTKEPLKLQPAQREKVSTSEPMKTRRSQYAEDCRLNAAAQSAPTPAVKTPEAERQLEPAAGGSLPEKKHEEEVKEVLTERPQSPVEESHPPKSSELKADQPASVVRPAEEIQAVIPEPRGPSEPQKRKSLSEIVEELTPEKRPRMSSASSVSSVSSVSPVSSVSPPASSISSPAPLTPSQRVPPLKISVLRILPVPSSPSQDPPRTPLPTPLSSPGRTGARTLADIKAKARLARVQRAAAAAVSSASRGAVPGPGPGGGSEDRTQPSPSPSPTSPQAPTCIPAPSQTSAPPSHPLDSFTLLSPNRSPPSSVSNTAEKLKGHPASSVSAGPGSDQINPTAPSQETPSPAASSTKNSSCIPANNPLVTQLLQGKDVPLEQILPKPLCKSEVKTPSVPSGSKGKPLHSAEHRADKLMSQPFSTTGRTGVFSEYTRLGELPDKETQEQILQALMQRKAPPSQPYVGIGPQYPQYRVHQLVHAEERQDQSRISVGFLGRRKMPRPAMTGHYLLNVSTYGRGPEGRRLQQSVIPNTSVSGLKRESTDGEEAAKGEEPARKCFFPASGVKTEQHGFSITKSDEAASVQHCSDVKTEPGSDPSAAAKDTSPFSQSHRRNLELCNSNQGNSEPYLSQVDPSHQRQFQTQRTLDNQEASCFGGTISVSVPHTGIRSSTVSSEADGGGVMSFSVTVTTIPAGHQGEPSSEQSFIEGSNMEDVQSKCYCRLKAMIMCKGCGAFCHDDCIGPSKLCVSCLVVR, encoded by the exons ATGATGATAGCAAGAG TTCCCTCCAAGCTGCAGTCACAGCCGTCCTCTCCGCAGCCTCGATGCTCGTCGCCGTCTGTCCCCAGCAGTAAACTCATCTCTCCCTCGCAGAAGCACAGCAAGAAAGCTCTCAAACAG GCCttgaagcagcagcagcagagaaaCCAGCGCAGACAGGTGGGGATGCCAACCACCTCCAGTCCTAGACTGCTTCTGAAAACCATCAAAGATATGGCTGACAACATTACTACAAAGACCG ACTTATGCCACCCGGTTGTCCCCAGGAAGGTTTCTCAGAGGTCAGGCCGCCTTAGTGCTG GGCAGTTCAAACGCACCAAGTGTAACATTGATGTGGAAACACCAGACTCCATCTTAGTTAACACCAACTTGCGGGCGATCATCAACAAACACACCTTCTCCGTCCTGCCTGGAGACTGCCAGCAGAAGCTGCTCAAACTCCTGCCTGAGGTGGACCGCCAG GCTTGCATTGACGGCCTACTGAAGGTCACCAGCTCTGCCTTGAACAACGAGTTCTTCACATCAGCGGCTCAGTCGTGGAAGGAGCGTCTGGCTGAGG GGGAATTCACTCCGGAGTTGCAGCTACGAATGCGGCAAGAAATCGAGAAGGAAAAGAGAGTTGAGCACTGGAAGGAAGCCTTCTTTGAAACGTATTATGGTGAAAA CTCTGGGCTCAGCCTTGAGGAATCCAAACAGCTGACAAAGGCTGATGTGAATCAGGAGTCTGCCAGGCCCAAGCCCCCCCGCCATCAGAAAGCAGAACCTGCCACTCGAGCAACGGAGGATCCCAAGGGCACCAAGGACAGCAGCCGGACTGATGCTGCTGTTGCTGTGAGAGACGTGAAGCCAACTAAAGAGCCACTCAAGCTGCAGCCTGCTCAGAGAGAGAAAGTCTCCACCTCAGAGCCCATGAAGACACGGCGCTCTCAGTACGCTGAGGATTGTCGGTTAAACGCTGCAGCACAGTCGGCTCCAACACCTGCAGTGAAAACACCAGAGGCTGAGAGGCAGCTTGAACCGGCTGCGGGAGGTTCTCTGCCTGAAAAGAAGCATGAAgaggaagtgaaggaggttcTAACTGAGCGCCCGCAGTCGCCTGTGGAAGAAAGCCATCCACCAAAAAGTTCAGAGTTGAAGGCAGATCAGCCGGCGTCTGTGGTTAGGCCTGCTGAGGAGATCCAAGCGGTCATCCCTGAGCCCAGGGGCCCCTCAGAGCCGCAGAAAAGGAAATCTCTCAGTGAGATTGTGGAGGAATTGACGCCGGAGAAAAGACCCCGCATGTCCTCAGCTTCCTCAGTGTCTTCAGTGTCCTCTGTGTCTCCAGTGTCCTCTGTGTCTCCACCAGCTTCATCCATCTCCAGCCCTGCTCCACTGACCCCGAGTCAGAGGGTTCCACCACTCAAG ATATCAGTGTTACGGATTCTCCCGGTTCCTTCGTCACCTAGCCAGGACCCCCCCAGGACCCCCCTCCCGACCCCGCTCAGCAGCCCGGGCCGGACCGGTGCCCGCACTCTGGCAGACATCAAAGCCAAAGCTCGGCTCGCCCGAGTGCAGCGAGCAGCGGCGGCCGCAGTATCGTCTGCATCCAGGGGGGCAGTGCCAGGCCCGGGGCCGGGGGGGGGCAGTGAGGATCGAACACAGCCGTCACCCAGCCCCTCCCCAACTTCCCCTCAGGCACCGACCTGCATACCAGCCCCCAGTCAGACCAGTGCACCTCCCTCTCACCCACTGGACTCTTTTACTCTGCTCAGCCCAAACCGTTCTCCACCATCCTCCGTAAGCAACACTGCTGAAAAGCTCAAAGGCCATCCTGCCAGTTCTGTCAGTGCAGGACCCGGGAGTGATCAGATAAATCCCACTGCACCATCACAGGAAACCCCGTCACCTGCTGCATCTTCAACCAAGAACAGCTCCTGTATCCCTGCAAACAACCCGCTGGTCACTCAGCTCCTGCAGGGTAAAGACGTTCCCCTGGAGCAGATCCTCCCAAAACCGCTCTGCAAGTCTGAGGTGAAGACGCCAAGCGTACCCTCGGGCAGTAAGGGGAAGCCGCTACACTCTGCAGAGCACAGGGCTGATAAACTGATGTCCCAGCCGTTCAGTACAACAGGACGAACAGGAGTTTTTTCAGAGTACACGAGACTTGGGGAGCTTCCTGATAAGGAGACTCAGGAGCAGATCCTGCAGGCTCTGATGCAGAGGAAGGCTCCGCCCAGCCAGCCTTATGTTGGCATAGGGCCTCAGTATCCTCAGTACAGAGTTCATCAGCTGGTGCACGCAGAGGAGCGTCAGGACCAATCCAGGATTTCTGTAGGGTTTCTGGGTCGTAGGAAGATGCCGAGGCCTGCCATGACGGGACATTACCTGCTCAATGTGTCCACATACGGCCGAGGACCAGAAGGCAGGAGACTGCAGCAGTCTGTCATCCCTAACACGTCTGTGTCCGGTTTAAAAAGGGAGAGCACAGATGGAGAGGAGGCGGCTAAAGGAGAAGAACCAGCCAGGAAGTGTTTCTTTCCGGCTTCTGGAGTTAAAACAGAGCAGCACGGATTCTCTATAACCAAGTCTGACGAAGCAGCAAGCGTTCAACACTGCTCTGATGTAAAGACTGAGCCGGGATCAGACCCCAGTGCAGCCGCCAAAGACACCAGCCCTTTTTCTCAATCACACCGAAGGAACCTAGAACTCTGCAATAGTAACCAAGGAAACTCTGAGCCATATCTTTCCCAAGTGGACCCCAGTCACCAGCGGCAGTTTCAAACCCAGCGGACGCTCGATAATCAGGAAGCGTCGTGCTTCGGCGGCACGATCAGCGTGTCTGTACCTCACACCGGCATCCGCTCCTCCACCGTCTCCTCAGAGGCTGACGGAGGCGGCGTCATGTCTTTCTCCGTGACCGTCACCACCATACCCGCCGGCCACCAGGGGGAGCCCTCCTCGGAGCAGTCGTTCATCGAGGGCTCCAACATGGAGGACGTGCAGTCTAAGTGCTACTGCAGACTGAAGGCCATGATCATGTGCAAAGGATGTGGAGCCTTTTGCCACGATGACTGCATCGGCCCCTCCAAACTGTGTGTGTCATGTTTAGTCGTACGATGA